A portion of the Pseudomonas synxantha BG33R genome contains these proteins:
- the queE gene encoding 7-carboxy-7-deazaguanine synthase QueE, whose product MQDTLRITEVFYSLQGETRTAGLPTVFVRLTGCPLRCQYCDSAYAFSGGTVRTLDDILEQVAGYRPRYVCVTGGEPLAQPNAIPLLKQLCDAGYEVSLETSGALDISAVDPRVSRVVDLKTPDSKEAHRNRYENIDLLTANDQVKFVICSRDDYDWATSKLIQYGLERRAGEVLFSPSHHDLNARELADWVVADNLPVRLQLQLHKYLWNDEPGR is encoded by the coding sequence ATGCAAGACACATTACGTATTACCGAAGTCTTTTACTCGTTGCAGGGTGAAACGCGCACTGCTGGCCTGCCCACCGTATTCGTACGACTCACCGGCTGCCCATTGCGTTGCCAATACTGCGACAGCGCCTACGCCTTCAGCGGCGGCACCGTGCGCACCCTCGACGACATCCTGGAGCAGGTTGCCGGCTACCGGCCGCGCTACGTCTGCGTGACGGGCGGTGAGCCGTTGGCGCAACCCAATGCCATTCCCTTGCTCAAGCAGCTGTGTGACGCCGGTTACGAGGTCTCACTGGAAACCAGTGGCGCCTTGGACATTTCCGCTGTCGATCCGCGTGTAAGCCGGGTGGTCGACCTCAAGACCCCCGACTCCAAGGAAGCCCACCGCAACCGCTACGAGAACATCGACTTGTTGACGGCCAACGATCAGGTCAAGTTCGTCATCTGTTCCCGCGACGATTATGACTGGGCGACTTCCAAGCTGATCCAGTATGGCCTGGAGCGTCGCGCGGGCGAGGTGCTGTTCTCGCCCAGCCATCACGACCTGAACGCCCGTGAGCTGGCTGACTGGGTAGTGGCGGACAACCTGCCGGTACGCCTGCAATTGCAGCTGCATAAGTACCTGTGGAACGACGAGCCGGGGCGCTGA
- the ybgC gene encoding tol-pal system-associated acyl-CoA thioesterase, translating to MRAQNGDQSFAHRCRVYYEDTDAGGIVYYVNYLKFMERARTERLRELGFAQSTLAGEDLLFVVHSSEARYHAPARLDDELLVSAEVIELNRASLRFKQQVRRATDATLLCEGQFLVACVRTNSLKPRAIPETLRAAFAAVSGAGQQSKQEI from the coding sequence ATGCGCGCGCAAAACGGGGATCAGTCGTTCGCACATCGCTGTCGCGTTTATTACGAGGACACCGATGCCGGCGGCATCGTGTATTACGTCAACTACCTGAAATTCATGGAGCGGGCTCGAACCGAGCGGCTACGGGAGCTGGGCTTTGCCCAATCCACGCTGGCAGGGGAGGACCTGTTATTCGTCGTGCATTCCAGCGAGGCGCGTTATCACGCACCGGCGCGACTGGACGACGAGCTGCTGGTCAGCGCTGAAGTAATCGAATTGAACCGTGCCAGCCTGCGCTTCAAACAGCAGGTCAGGCGGGCCACGGATGCAACGCTGCTCTGTGAGGGGCAGTTCCTGGTGGCGTGTGTGCGCACCAACAGCTTGAAACCTCGGGCCATTCCCGAAACTCTACGCGCGGCCTTTGCCGCCGTGAGCGGCGCGGGTCAACAATCAAAGCAGGAGATTTAG
- the tolB gene encoding Tol-Pal system beta propeller repeat protein TolB has translation MLVVICCMAGIAAADEKNILVTSGSDRATPIAVVPFGWQGGSVLPDDMAQIVSDDLRNSGYYAPIPKGNMISQPNQASEVVFRDWKAVGAQYVMVGNITPAGGRLQIQYTLFNVATEQQVLTGSVSGTAEQLRDMAHYISDQSFEKLTGIKGAFSTRLLYVTAERFSVDNTRYTLQRSDYDGARAVTLLQSREPILSPRFAPDGKRIAYVSFEQRRPRIFVQHIDTGRREQITNFEGLNGAPAWSPDGSRLAFVLSKDGNPDIYVMNMASRQLSRVTSGPGINTEPFWGKDGSTIYFTSDRGGKPQVYKANVNGGGAERVTFIGNYNANPKLSADEKTLVMIHRQDGFTNFRVAAQDLQRGTVKILTDTNLDESATVAPNGTMVIYATRQQGRGVLMLVSINGRVRLPLPTAQGEVREPSWSPYLN, from the coding sequence ATGCTTGTCGTTATTTGCTGTATGGCAGGGATAGCGGCGGCGGATGAAAAGAACATCCTGGTAACCAGCGGCAGTGATCGGGCCACACCGATTGCGGTAGTACCGTTCGGTTGGCAGGGCGGCAGCGTGCTGCCGGACGACATGGCCCAGATCGTCAGCGACGACCTGCGTAACTCCGGTTACTACGCGCCGATTCCCAAAGGCAACATGATCAGCCAGCCCAACCAGGCCAGCGAAGTCGTGTTCCGTGACTGGAAAGCCGTGGGCGCGCAGTACGTGATGGTCGGCAACATCACGCCGGCCGGTGGTCGCCTGCAGATCCAGTACACCTTGTTCAACGTGGCCACCGAGCAGCAGGTATTGACCGGCAGCGTATCGGGTACCGCCGAGCAACTGCGCGACATGGCCCACTACATCTCGGACCAGTCGTTTGAAAAGCTCACCGGTATCAAAGGGGCGTTCTCGACGCGCCTGCTGTATGTCACGGCTGAGCGTTTCTCTGTAGACAACACCCGCTACACCCTGCAGCGTTCGGACTACGACGGTGCACGTGCAGTGACCTTGCTGCAGTCCCGTGAGCCAATCCTGTCGCCGCGCTTCGCGCCGGACGGCAAGCGTATTGCCTACGTATCGTTCGAACAGCGTCGCCCGCGCATCTTTGTGCAGCACATTGATACGGGTCGTCGCGAGCAGATCACCAACTTTGAAGGCCTCAACGGTGCGCCAGCCTGGTCGCCGGATGGTTCGCGCCTGGCTTTCGTGCTGTCCAAGGACGGCAACCCGGATATCTACGTGATGAACATGGCCTCGCGCCAACTGAGTCGCGTGACCAGCGGCCCGGGCATCAACACCGAACCGTTCTGGGGTAAGGATGGTTCGACCATCTACTTCACCTCCGACCGTGGCGGCAAGCCTCAGGTCTACAAGGCAAACGTGAACGGTGGCGGTGCTGAGCGTGTGACCTTTATCGGTAACTACAACGCCAACCCCAAGCTTTCGGCCGATGAAAAGACGTTGGTGATGATTCACCGTCAGGATGGTTTCACTAATTTCCGGGTTGCGGCCCAGGATTTGCAGCGCGGAACCGTTAAAATCCTTACAGATACCAACCTTGATGAGTCAGCCACTGTTGCGCCCAACGGCACCATGGTAATCTACGCCACCCGCCAGCAGGGCCGGGGAGTCTTGATGCTCGTGTCCATCAATGGACGCGTAAGGCTCCCACTTCCTACCGCACAAGGCGAAGTCAGAGAACCATCCTGGTCCCCTTACCTGAACTGA
- the tolA gene encoding cell envelope integrity protein TolA gives MQQQREPSASESYFWPGVWAIALHVLVFGMLFVSFAMTPDLPPAKPIVQATLYQLKSKSQATTQTNQKIAGEAQKSAARQTEVEQMEQKKVEQEAVKAAAEQKKEEAAQKAEESKKADEAKKADEAKKADEAKKAEKAAEAKKAEEKQLADIAKKKSEEEAKKAAEEEAKKKAAEEAKKKIVEDAKKKAAEDAKKKAEADEAKKKVADEAKKKAAADASKKKAQEAARKSAEEKKAQALADLLSDTPQRQQALADERGDEVAGSFDDLIRARAAEGWTRPPSARKGMTVVLQIGMLPDGTVTSVSVAKSSGDGTFDSSAVAAVKNIGRLTEMQGMKPSDFAPYRSFKMTFTPEDLAL, from the coding sequence ATGCAGCAACAGCGAGAGCCGTCCGCCTCGGAAAGCTACTTCTGGCCTGGCGTGTGGGCGATAGCCCTGCACGTCCTGGTGTTCGGCATGCTGTTTGTCAGCTTTGCCATGACCCCGGACCTGCCGCCAGCCAAGCCGATCGTGCAGGCGACCCTGTATCAGCTGAAATCGAAAAGCCAGGCCACCACCCAGACCAATCAGAAGATTGCGGGTGAAGCCCAGAAGTCGGCTGCGCGCCAGACTGAAGTCGAGCAGATGGAACAGAAGAAGGTCGAGCAGGAAGCGGTGAAGGCTGCTGCGGAACAAAAGAAAGAAGAGGCGGCTCAAAAGGCCGAGGAATCGAAAAAGGCCGACGAAGCCAAGAAAGCCGACGAGGCGAAAAAGGCTGATGAAGCCAAGAAAGCCGAGAAAGCTGCCGAAGCCAAAAAGGCTGAAGAGAAACAATTGGCTGATATAGCCAAGAAGAAATCTGAAGAAGAAGCCAAGAAGGCTGCCGAGGAAGAGGCCAAGAAAAAGGCCGCTGAAGAAGCCAAGAAAAAGATAGTCGAAGACGCGAAGAAGAAAGCCGCCGAAGACGCCAAGAAAAAAGCTGAAGCAGACGAGGCGAAGAAGAAAGTCGCCGACGAAGCGAAGAAGAAAGCTGCCGCCGACGCCTCCAAGAAAAAGGCTCAGGAAGCAGCACGCAAATCCGCCGAAGAGAAAAAGGCCCAGGCCCTGGCAGATTTGCTTTCCGACACGCCGCAGCGTCAGCAAGCCCTGGCCGATGAACGTGGTGATGAAGTCGCGGGCAGTTTCGACGACCTGATTCGGGCGCGGGCAGCGGAAGGCTGGACACGTCCACCTTCGGCACGCAAAGGCATGACAGTAGTGCTGCAGATCGGCATGTTGCCGGACGGTACGGTGACTTCGGTCAGCGTGGCCAAGTCCAGTGGTGACGGTACGTTCGACAGTTCAGCGGTTGCCGCGGTCAAGAATATTGGCCGGTTGACCGAGATGCAGGGAATGAAACCAAGTGACTTCGCTCCCTATCGTTCATTCAAGATGACATTCACACCTGAGGATCTAGCCTTGTGA
- the pal gene encoding peptidoglycan-associated lipoprotein Pal, producing the protein MEMLKFGKFAALALALSVAVGCSSKGGDNAGEGAAVDPNAGYGANTGAVDGSLSEEAALRAITTFYFEYDSSDLKPEAMRALDVHAKDLKANGARVVLEGNTDARGTREYNMALGERRAKAVQRYLVLQGVAPGQLELVSYGKERPVATGNDEQSWAQNRRVELRK; encoded by the coding sequence ATGGAAATGCTGAAGTTTGGTAAGTTTGCTGCTCTGGCTCTGGCTCTGTCCGTAGCCGTTGGTTGCTCCTCTAAAGGCGGCGACAATGCCGGTGAAGGCGCAGCTGTTGATCCAAACGCTGGTTACGGCGCTAACACTGGTGCGGTCGACGGCTCCCTGAGCGAAGAAGCTGCTCTGCGCGCTATCACCACTTTCTACTTCGAATACGACAGTTCGGACCTGAAGCCAGAAGCCATGCGCGCTCTGGACGTTCACGCCAAGGACCTGAAAGCTAACGGCGCTCGCGTTGTTCTGGAAGGTAACACTGACGCCCGTGGTACTCGTGAGTACAACATGGCACTGGGCGAGCGTCGTGCGAAAGCCGTTCAGCGCTACCTGGTACTGCAAGGTGTTGCTCCAGGCCAACTGGAACTGGTTTCCTACGGTAAAGAGCGTCCAGTTGCAACTGGCAACGACGAACAGTCGTGGGCTCAGAACCGTCGCGTCGAACTGCGTAAGTAA
- the ruvB gene encoding Holliday junction branch migration DNA helicase RuvB encodes MIEADRLIAATGPRDREEVQDRAIRPLSLAEYIGQPTVREQMELFIQAARGRSESLDHTLIFGPPGLGKTTLANIIAQEMGVSIKSTSGPVLERPGDLAALLTNLEPHDVLFIDEIHRLSPIVEEVLYPAMEDFQLDIMIGEGPAARSIKLDLPPFTLVGATTRAGMLTNPLRDRFGIVQRLEFYSTADLATIVSRSASILGLPLDPEGAFEIARRARGTPRIANRLLRRVRDFAEVRAKGHITKAVADLALNLLDVDEHGFDHQDRRLLLTMIEKFDGGPVGVDSLAAAISEERHTIEDVLEPYLIQQGYIMRTPRGRVVTRHAYLHFGLNIPSRLGEMPAVDEFLDAVDD; translated from the coding sequence GTGATTGAAGCTGATCGTCTGATCGCGGCCACCGGCCCGCGTGACCGTGAAGAAGTCCAGGACCGGGCCATCCGCCCCCTGAGCCTGGCCGAATACATCGGCCAGCCTACCGTGCGCGAGCAGATGGAGCTGTTTATCCAGGCCGCGCGCGGGCGCAGTGAGTCCCTGGACCACACCCTGATCTTCGGCCCGCCGGGGTTGGGCAAGACCACCCTGGCCAATATCATCGCCCAGGAAATGGGCGTGTCGATCAAGTCCACCTCCGGCCCGGTGCTGGAGCGTCCCGGTGACCTGGCGGCGCTGCTGACCAATCTTGAACCCCATGACGTACTGTTTATCGACGAGATCCATCGGTTATCACCGATTGTCGAAGAAGTGCTGTACCCGGCGATGGAGGACTTCCAGCTCGACATCATGATCGGCGAAGGCCCGGCAGCCCGTTCGATCAAGCTCGACCTGCCACCTTTCACCCTGGTGGGCGCGACCACGCGTGCGGGTATGCTGACAAACCCGCTGCGAGACCGTTTCGGCATTGTTCAACGTCTGGAGTTCTATAGCACCGCTGATCTGGCGACCATCGTCAGCCGTTCGGCGAGCATCCTTGGCTTGCCCCTGGACCCGGAAGGCGCCTTTGAAATCGCCCGGCGCGCCCGCGGCACGCCACGTATCGCCAACCGCTTGCTGCGCCGCGTGCGCGATTTTGCCGAAGTGCGTGCCAAAGGGCACATCACCAAGGCGGTCGCGGACCTGGCCTTGAACCTGCTGGACGTGGACGAGCACGGCTTCGATCACCAGGACCGACGTCTACTCTTGACCATGATCGAGAAGTTCGACGGTGGCCCGGTCGGCGTGGACAGCCTGGCGGCGGCTATCAGTGAAGAGCGCCATACCATTGAGGATGTGCTGGAGCCGTACCTGATCCAGCAAGGCTATATCATGCGTACACCGAGGGGCCGGGTGGTGACGCGCCATGCCTATTTGCACTTTGGGCTAAACATTCCGTCACGATTGGGCGAGATGCCTGCGGTAGACGAATTCCTTGATGCAGTGGACGATTAA
- a CDS encoding ShlB/FhaC/HecB family hemolysin secretion/activation protein produces the protein MSSQLPRTRYSLSIALLACLVSHSVMAATLPGDQDLIRERQNRLLEDQQRRLEQLKELPGKEARPEAPVAPVDSRCFPIQTIELQGADHLPAAERERLLKPYAGQCLGVAQLNALLKDITNYYIDKGLVTSRAYLPQQDMSKGHLQVLVVEGKLEGLKGAGTGKLSDRELAMAFPGKSGEILNLREIEQAVDQLNRLPSNQAQMELTPGEAVGGSAVLVKNNPQKPWRASLSRNNDGQKSTGEQQWGTGFEWDSPLGLADQLILRGGHDAVSDHQKTSKNAMLYYNVPWGWWNFSYSYNQSDYRSVVQGDGFDFKQTGDSENHQLRAERVIHRDAVSKTSLNVGLSHLRTNNYIEDSRLAVSSNRLSELQWGINHGRRVGSAFVNIDLGMQDGIGLLDAQAQHERDQNGNRLANSRYRKYTATVSYLQPFTLWGESFSFTSLATGQRSEDVLFSPQRMSLGGSASVRGYKDQQLTGDSGGYWRNDLRWSRPVTLGWLRPVFGEYGASVGYDQGVIRNGRYNGEVHGRVSSNSLELFARGKHVSTSVTFAHSLERPAALLEREAPIYFRMDFFL, from the coding sequence ATGTCTTCCCAGCTGCCACGGACTCGGTATTCACTGAGTATTGCCCTGCTTGCCTGTCTCGTTTCCCACAGCGTAATGGCGGCAACCCTCCCCGGTGATCAGGACCTGATCCGCGAGCGGCAAAACCGCCTGCTGGAAGACCAACAGCGCCGCCTTGAGCAGCTCAAGGAACTGCCTGGCAAAGAGGCCCGGCCCGAAGCGCCCGTAGCCCCGGTGGACAGCCGTTGCTTCCCGATCCAAACCATTGAACTCCAGGGTGCCGACCACCTGCCTGCCGCTGAACGCGAGCGTCTACTCAAACCGTACGCCGGTCAGTGCCTGGGCGTTGCACAACTCAATGCCCTGCTCAAAGACATCACCAACTACTACATCGACAAAGGCCTGGTGACCAGCCGCGCCTACTTGCCGCAGCAGGATATGTCCAAAGGGCATCTGCAAGTCCTGGTAGTGGAAGGCAAGCTTGAAGGCCTGAAGGGCGCCGGCACCGGCAAGCTGTCGGACCGCGAACTGGCCATGGCCTTTCCCGGCAAAAGCGGCGAGATATTGAACCTGCGAGAAATCGAGCAGGCTGTCGATCAACTCAACCGCTTGCCGTCCAATCAAGCCCAAATGGAGCTGACCCCGGGCGAGGCCGTGGGCGGTAGCGCGGTATTGGTCAAAAACAACCCGCAAAAGCCATGGCGTGCCAGCCTTTCACGTAACAACGATGGACAGAAAAGCACTGGCGAGCAGCAGTGGGGTACCGGCTTTGAATGGGACAGCCCGCTGGGCCTGGCCGATCAGCTGATTCTGCGCGGCGGCCACGACGCCGTCAGCGATCACCAGAAAACCTCAAAAAACGCCATGCTGTATTACAACGTGCCCTGGGGCTGGTGGAACTTCAGCTACAGCTACAACCAGAGCGACTACCGTTCGGTCGTCCAGGGCGATGGTTTCGACTTCAAGCAAACCGGGGACAGTGAAAACCATCAGTTGCGCGCTGAGCGGGTGATCCACCGTGATGCCGTGAGCAAAACCTCGCTCAACGTCGGCCTGTCCCACCTGCGTACCAACAATTACATCGAAGACAGCCGCTTGGCCGTCAGCAGCAATCGGCTCAGCGAGTTGCAGTGGGGCATCAACCACGGTCGGCGAGTTGGCAGTGCTTTTGTCAACATTGACCTCGGTATGCAGGACGGCATTGGTTTGCTTGATGCCCAGGCCCAACATGAGCGCGATCAGAACGGCAATCGACTGGCCAACTCCCGCTACCGCAAATACACCGCCACCGTCAGCTACCTGCAACCGTTCACGCTATGGGGCGAGTCGTTCAGTTTTACCAGCTTGGCCACCGGCCAACGCAGTGAAGACGTGCTGTTCAGTCCTCAGCGCATGAGCCTCGGCGGTTCGGCGTCGGTACGCGGCTACAAGGATCAGCAGCTGACCGGCGACAGTGGCGGCTACTGGCGCAATGACCTGCGCTGGAGCCGCCCGGTGACGCTCGGCTGGCTGCGCCCGGTGTTCGGCGAATACGGCGCCAGCGTGGGCTACGACCAGGGCGTGATCCGCAATGGCCGCTACAACGGCGAAGTGCACGGCCGCGTCTCAAGCAACTCCCTTGAGCTGTTCGCCCGCGGCAAACACGTCAGTACCAGCGTGACCTTTGCCCACTCGCTGGAACGACCGGCCGCGCTGCTTGAGCGTGAAGCACCGATCTACTTCCGCATGGATTTCTTCCTGTAA
- the tolQ gene encoding protein TolQ, whose translation MEPTVVDHSSMWSLVSNASVVVQLVMLTLVAASVTSWVMIFQRSNMLRAGRRALESFEERFWSGIDLSKLYRQAGSNPDPDSGVEQIFRAGFKEFSRLRQQPGVDPEAVMEGVARAMRVAISREEEKLEQGLPFLATVGSVSPYIGLFGTVWGIMNSFRGLAQAQQATLATVAPGIAEALIATAIGLFAAIPAVIAYNRFAATSETLIGRYYTFADEFQAILHRKVHTSEE comes from the coding sequence GTGGAACCTACCGTCGTCGACCATTCCTCCATGTGGAGCCTGGTCAGCAATGCCAGTGTTGTGGTTCAACTGGTCATGCTGACCCTGGTAGCCGCATCGGTTACCTCTTGGGTTATGATTTTTCAGCGCAGCAACATGCTGCGCGCCGGTCGACGTGCCCTGGAGAGCTTTGAAGAGCGCTTCTGGTCGGGTATCGACCTGTCCAAGCTGTACCGCCAGGCCGGCAGCAACCCGGATCCGGATTCGGGCGTCGAGCAGATCTTCCGTGCCGGTTTCAAGGAATTCTCGCGCCTGCGCCAGCAGCCGGGTGTCGACCCTGAAGCGGTGATGGAAGGCGTGGCCCGCGCCATGCGCGTGGCCATCTCCCGCGAAGAAGAGAAACTTGAGCAGGGCCTGCCGTTCCTTGCCACCGTCGGTTCCGTCAGCCCGTACATCGGCCTGTTCGGTACCGTATGGGGGATCATGAACTCCTTCCGCGGCCTGGCCCAGGCCCAGCAAGCCACACTGGCCACCGTGGCCCCGGGTATTGCCGAAGCCCTGATCGCCACCGCGATCGGCCTGTTCGCCGCTATCCCCGCAGTAATCGCCTACAACCGTTTTGCCGCAACCAGCGAAACCTTGATCGGCCGTTACTACACCTTCGCCGATGAATTCCAGGCGATCCTGCACCGTAAAGTGCACACCAGCGAAGAATAA
- the tolR gene encoding protein TolR has translation MARARKKRKPVAEMNVVPYIDVMLVLLVIFMVTAPMLNQGVKVDLPKVSSEALPQDNNTQVLTISIKADKTYYWNLGSEVDTQKQQDKALTLPAMTDAVTKIIRSGNEGGKHTQVFIRGDKSVDYGSVMGAMGGLQKAGVGNVGLITEAP, from the coding sequence ATCGCTCGAGCTCGCAAAAAGCGCAAGCCGGTCGCCGAGATGAACGTAGTGCCCTACATCGACGTGATGCTGGTGCTGCTGGTGATCTTCATGGTGACCGCGCCGATGCTCAACCAGGGCGTGAAGGTTGATCTGCCCAAGGTTTCCAGTGAAGCCTTGCCGCAGGACAACAACACGCAGGTCCTGACCATTTCGATCAAGGCTGACAAGACCTATTACTGGAACCTTGGCAGCGAAGTCGACACCCAGAAGCAGCAGGACAAGGCCCTGACCTTGCCGGCGATGACCGATGCGGTGACCAAGATCATTCGCTCCGGCAACGAAGGCGGCAAGCACACCCAGGTATTTATCCGCGGCGACAAATCGGTCGACTACGGCTCCGTCATGGGTGCCATGGGCGGGCTGCAGAAAGCCGGCGTCGGTAACGTTGGCTTGATTACCGAGGCGCCCTGA
- the ybgF gene encoding tol-pal system protein YbgF, translating to MRTCRRALTVLALSLAPLAVWAAVPVTDSNSGYNNSGSSYPPAGYGTNGAYAGGAATSAPSAQGELFNQLQRMQDQLSQQQGAIEVLQNQVNQLKQEGLERYQDLDRRIGAGVAPAATPDNSAAGGAPSAAAGGAAAGAAAAAPAASSEPGDPAKEKLYYDAAFDLIKAKDFDKASQAFTAFLRKYPNSQYAGNAQYWLGEVNLAKGDLQGAGQAFAKVSQLYPKHAKVPDSLYKLADVERRLGHTDKVKGILQQVVAQYPGTSAAQLAQRDLQRL from the coding sequence ATGCGAACGTGCCGTCGTGCTCTGACTGTATTGGCTCTCAGCCTCGCCCCGCTTGCGGTGTGGGCTGCGGTTCCTGTAACGGATAGCAACTCAGGCTATAACAATAGCGGGAGCAGTTATCCGCCAGCAGGTTATGGCACGAACGGCGCCTATGCGGGGGGAGCGGCTACGTCCGCTCCCTCGGCACAGGGCGAGCTGTTCAACCAGCTGCAACGCATGCAGGATCAATTGTCGCAGCAACAAGGCGCCATTGAAGTGCTGCAGAACCAGGTGAACCAGCTCAAGCAAGAAGGCCTGGAGCGATACCAGGATCTTGATCGTCGTATTGGAGCCGGCGTTGCACCTGCCGCTACTCCTGATAATTCTGCTGCCGGTGGCGCGCCAAGCGCTGCTGCCGGTGGTGCTGCAGCTGGGGCCGCCGCGGCTGCCCCTGCCGCCAGCAGTGAACCGGGTGATCCGGCGAAGGAAAAGCTGTATTACGATGCAGCCTTCGACCTGATCAAAGCCAAGGATTTCGATAAGGCCAGCCAGGCCTTTACCGCATTCCTGCGCAAGTACCCCAACAGCCAGTACGCGGGCAATGCTCAGTACTGGTTGGGTGAGGTCAACCTGGCAAAGGGTGATTTGCAGGGGGCAGGCCAGGCTTTTGCCAAGGTCAGCCAGCTGTACCCCAAGCACGCCAAGGTGCCGGACTCGTTGTACAAGCTTGCTGACGTAGAGCGCCGCCTAGGTCACACCGACAAGGTCAAAGGCATTCTGCAGCAGGTGGTTGCCCAGTATCCGGGTACCTCCGCCGCGCAGTTGGCCCAGCGCGATCTGCAACGCTTGTAA
- the ruvC gene encoding crossover junction endodeoxyribonuclease RuvC, with the protein MTLILGIDPGSRITGFGVVQQTPRGCIYVASGCIRTGAGELAERLQIVYRGVREVIQTYGPVTMGIEKVFMAKNADSALKLGQARGAAIVAGAEEGMEIAEYTATQVKQAVVGTGAANKEQVQMMVMHMLKLTSKPQIDASDALAIAICHAHTRSSLLPHGLGTARSRGGRLRL; encoded by the coding sequence ATGACTTTAATCCTAGGTATCGACCCCGGTTCGCGCATCACCGGTTTTGGCGTGGTGCAGCAGACCCCGCGCGGCTGCATCTATGTTGCCTCGGGCTGCATCCGCACCGGCGCAGGGGAATTGGCCGAGCGGCTGCAGATCGTCTATCGCGGCGTACGTGAAGTCATCCAGACCTACGGCCCGGTCACCATGGGCATCGAAAAAGTCTTCATGGCCAAGAACGCCGATTCGGCGCTCAAGCTCGGCCAGGCCCGTGGCGCTGCCATCGTGGCGGGTGCCGAGGAGGGCATGGAGATCGCTGAATACACCGCGACCCAGGTCAAACAGGCCGTGGTCGGCACCGGTGCAGCCAACAAGGAACAGGTGCAGATGATGGTCATGCACATGCTCAAGCTCACTTCAAAACCGCAGATCGACGCCTCTGACGCCCTGGCCATCGCCATTTGCCATGCACATACCCGTTCCAGCCTGCTGCCTCACGGCTTGGGAACGGCACGTAGTCGTGGCGGGCGGCTGCGTCTCTGA
- the ruvA gene encoding Holliday junction branch migration protein RuvA — protein MIGRLRGTLAEKQPPHLILDVNGLGYELEVPMTTLYRLPSVGEPITLHTHLVVREDAQLLYGFIGKRDRDFFRELIRLNGVGPKLALALMSSLEVDELVRAVSAQDTSALTKVPGVGKKTAERLLVELKDRFKAWEVVPSMFALVPNQPDMPAGQIASAESDAVSALISLGYKPQEASKAVSAIKDKNLSSEDMIRRALKGMI, from the coding sequence GTGATTGGACGCTTGCGCGGCACCCTGGCCGAAAAACAGCCGCCGCACCTGATTCTGGATGTGAATGGGTTGGGTTATGAGCTGGAAGTGCCCATGACCACGTTGTACCGCTTGCCGTCGGTCGGCGAGCCGATAACCTTGCACACGCATTTGGTGGTGCGTGAAGACGCGCAACTGCTCTATGGTTTCATCGGCAAGCGCGACCGCGATTTCTTCCGCGAGCTGATTCGTCTCAATGGCGTGGGGCCCAAATTGGCCCTGGCCTTGATGTCGAGCCTGGAAGTGGATGAATTGGTGCGTGCGGTATCCGCCCAGGATACCTCGGCCCTGACCAAGGTGCCGGGAGTGGGCAAGAAAACCGCCGAGCGCCTGTTGGTGGAGCTCAAGGACCGCTTCAAGGCCTGGGAAGTGGTGCCGAGCATGTTCGCCCTGGTACCGAACCAGCCGGATATGCCGGCAGGCCAGATCGCCAGCGCCGAAAGCGATGCCGTCAGTGCGTTGATCTCCCTGGGCTACAAGCCTCAGGAAGCCAGCAAGGCGGTATCGGCCATCAAGGACAAGAACCTGAGCAGCGAAGACATGATCCGCCGAGCCCTGAAGGGAATGATTTAA